The following are encoded in a window of Haloarcula hispanica ATCC 33960 genomic DNA:
- a CDS encoding VWA domain-containing protein produces the protein MASSTTKLQALFGVLLLVTVGPVSGMMTGTGAGPLQTAGNDIPGTSAGNQAVTTAGNEPTRTQSTQTPTSTAGNQATGPLSTSWNGSTEPNASAIEQLAPRENDSHPYPLVGDNQPTDPDGDGLYEDVNGDGAVNIVDVDALSRHLGSTAAGANWSAYDYTGDNRTDVGDIQWLFVATRSTPSNDTDGDGLPDAYERNVTKTDPRVADSDGDAVIDGAEDWDNDTLPAYREYRLGTDPRSNDTDGDRLPDGVESRLQSVDPTDPDTDDDGVQDSAADPDNDSLSIYNETVAGTLSNDPDTDGDGLLDGTEVHQLGTDPLKADTDSDGLPDGAEVRLGTDPLVADSNDNGVSDGEESYTTTAANETLGVTLSLTGNGDIGNGTTIAPQDDPRFNTSRVGNMSASPVVKLNSEQEFSSANVTLAYNETGVENESQDLAVFTYDPEAGIFVPLNSTVDATNNTATAETTHFSTFAVFDISNWATTYNATEPVRQTDDDGVKPVDVVMLLDASGSMKGEDPDRLAKDAAQRFTGSLLETDRAAVIEFDNFGRVKQPLTSNHTAVNRSIRDVEYEGGNGGTDFASISAANDHFAEQSSPNRTKIIIFLTDGKSKYSDGVAEAEQAAEQNITIYPIGFGGATRDQLSAIATATGGEVNFVDDAAGLPTVFSRVANTTTEINDTDGDGLSDEMEREGVILGGPNGDRVTTDPKSADTDGDGLSDSREIGQYTEVSYRGRTASYYNHLANPRQVDTDGDNLTDAEEVAGWEVQRTQSANASKGYLNVSRPDPSKRLLRSYLRSLYRGETESYQPQISRGPDSSSSKALAITIAEQTDIDVSTLNETGHGPSPNGSYLTNITATSDPLQPDTDHDGLADNVEHLRGTDPSRADTDGDGISDQTEFTSGTAPVLFDHRAPTVTIESIRTKRIKNTTKVIVRQQGTTKTVRPENIKTTDSTSSGAILVAKYRYTVRLRAHDPSGVSKLVVKPDCQYLARRAGSNLGSLMESACQGDGETIRFDNETTTSYRRVEFTVRTPIDKAGVFAFQEFSQFFESFPVAVTAVDSNRNSRSSDYTSPGAIPELAKTAADHPATGERTEDRVIEEIAYRSGGVWGVRQSALDLSYFLSHPWTAVTWLGNIDRLPDAALRAPETLPSAARNLQDRQNPFDRRTETENYKLYGQNWLVGYGSGVAGSELSIGLATGGGSTVSKAAKLRKVTDTVGDAGTAARGWTFHRSVRMASTISKGTDIKPAGTRRALGRVTIPERVRHAQRLNSPRWTRLIESLPERATGPSRTERVSRTMRRTGDDGRQLMLQLHNSGDQRALETFIAMDETPGTQRALVRASREDPDVSKQDLSEALRRYDELDANERSEFDRFVEASGDNGIKFASDLDTDQAREFFSSACRRSPSIGAAPRPRSDRFYSIKTIGGSSLAGCGDDLTDAEETRYYSRIADVAAENEDISAGEIFEQVSDVDDATRREAVKRLLADSGEDGVRLTRNIDSDAQEIFFDLGRNDRIDGFDDFDEWRSAIANAEDVDAAEAGRYAERVDSAATRDNIDDVHEILDETTPRTDAVAGESGEAASAIRYADDGAEVEMEPGQTDAYDMSVEEGGTTEYVEVKTRADNDVDYNYINTQISEMNKKHNNALDDPELDVSENAQVLEIRTRAPSDELSSAQTAAENVLDDRVDAQVDEIRLVAENGDTVTVEP, from the coding sequence GCGACGGACTCTACGAAGACGTCAACGGCGATGGCGCTGTCAACATTGTCGACGTTGACGCCCTGTCTCGTCACTTGGGATCCACAGCAGCCGGTGCCAACTGGAGCGCGTATGATTACACGGGAGACAACCGAACCGACGTCGGGGACATCCAGTGGCTCTTCGTCGCCACGCGCTCGACGCCCTCCAATGACACTGATGGCGATGGACTTCCGGATGCCTACGAGCGAAACGTTACGAAGACCGACCCCAGGGTAGCAGACTCTGACGGGGATGCTGTGATTGACGGCGCAGAAGACTGGGACAATGATACGCTGCCAGCGTATCGCGAATACCGACTCGGTACTGACCCCCGAAGCAACGATACAGACGGTGACAGGCTCCCTGACGGAGTCGAATCACGGCTCCAGAGCGTTGATCCGACCGACCCCGATACGGATGACGACGGCGTGCAGGACAGCGCTGCCGATCCAGATAACGACTCACTGAGCATCTACAACGAGACCGTCGCAGGTACTCTCAGCAACGATCCAGATACGGACGGTGATGGCCTGCTGGACGGGACAGAGGTCCACCAGCTTGGAACCGACCCGCTCAAAGCGGATACAGATAGTGACGGCCTTCCAGACGGCGCGGAAGTTCGCCTCGGAACAGACCCACTCGTCGCCGATAGCAACGACAACGGCGTCAGTGATGGTGAAGAGAGCTATACCACGACGGCGGCCAACGAGACGCTCGGAGTTACACTGAGCCTGACTGGCAACGGTGATATCGGCAATGGGACGACCATCGCCCCGCAAGATGACCCACGGTTCAACACGTCCCGCGTAGGGAATATGAGTGCCTCGCCAGTTGTTAAACTCAACTCCGAGCAAGAATTCTCCTCGGCTAACGTTACCCTGGCGTACAACGAGACTGGGGTGGAAAATGAGAGTCAGGACCTCGCCGTGTTCACATACGATCCCGAGGCGGGGATTTTCGTGCCGTTGAACTCCACTGTTGACGCCACTAACAACACGGCCACTGCGGAAACGACTCACTTCTCCACGTTTGCGGTCTTTGACATCTCCAACTGGGCGACGACGTACAACGCAACTGAGCCAGTGCGACAGACCGACGACGATGGTGTCAAGCCCGTCGATGTCGTCATGCTGCTGGACGCCTCGGGGTCGATGAAAGGCGAAGACCCTGACCGACTAGCGAAGGATGCTGCACAGCGATTCACGGGCAGTCTACTGGAGACCGACCGTGCGGCGGTCATTGAATTTGATAACTTTGGGCGTGTCAAACAGCCGCTGACGAGCAACCACACAGCGGTCAACCGCTCGATACGGGATGTGGAATACGAGGGTGGCAACGGCGGGACGGACTTCGCATCGATTAGCGCAGCAAACGACCACTTCGCCGAACAGAGTAGTCCGAACCGCACCAAGATTATAATCTTCCTGACGGACGGGAAATCGAAATATTCCGATGGGGTGGCCGAAGCCGAGCAAGCGGCCGAACAGAATATTACCATCTATCCGATCGGATTCGGTGGGGCGACGCGCGACCAACTCTCAGCCATCGCCACCGCAACCGGCGGGGAGGTCAACTTCGTCGATGACGCAGCGGGACTGCCGACAGTGTTCTCGCGTGTCGCAAATACCACGACCGAGATCAACGATACCGACGGTGACGGCCTGAGTGACGAGATGGAACGCGAAGGGGTCATACTGGGTGGACCCAATGGGGATCGCGTCACGACAGATCCGAAGAGCGCTGACACCGACGGTGACGGCCTCTCCGACAGCAGAGAAATCGGCCAGTACACGGAAGTCAGTTATCGTGGCAGGACCGCCTCCTATTACAACCATCTCGCCAATCCAAGGCAGGTCGACACTGACGGCGACAACCTGACCGACGCGGAGGAAGTCGCAGGCTGGGAAGTTCAGCGGACACAGAGTGCAAACGCCTCAAAGGGATATTTGAACGTTTCTCGTCCCGATCCCTCGAAACGATTGCTGAGGTCATATCTCCGTTCGTTGTACCGCGGCGAGACTGAATCGTATCAACCTCAAATTAGTCGTGGTCCAGATAGTAGTTCTTCAAAAGCACTCGCAATAACAATTGCAGAACAAACAGATATCGACGTTTCAACGCTCAATGAAACTGGTCATGGCCCCTCACCGAATGGGTCGTATCTCACGAACATAACGGCTACATCCGACCCGTTACAGCCTGACACCGATCATGATGGACTTGCGGACAACGTTGAGCACCTCCGGGGGACAGACCCCAGTCGTGCTGATACTGATGGCGACGGCATCTCTGACCAGACGGAGTTCACAAGTGGAACGGCTCCAGTCCTGTTCGACCACCGCGCTCCAACGGTAACCATCGAAAGCATTCGAACAAAGCGTATAAAAAATACAACAAAAGTGATTGTGAGGCAACAGGGCACTACAAAAACGGTACGCCCTGAAAACATCAAGACTACTGATTCGACTTCTTCTGGGGCTATTCTGGTTGCAAAATACCGGTATACCGTCCGTTTACGTGCGCATGATCCGAGCGGTGTCTCCAAATTGGTAGTGAAGCCAGATTGTCAGTATCTTGCTCGTCGAGCAGGCTCGAACTTGGGCTCTCTCATGGAGTCAGCGTGTCAGGGTGATGGGGAGACAATCCGATTCGACAACGAGACAACAACATCGTACAGGCGAGTCGAATTCACCGTCCGAACACCTATCGACAAAGCTGGAGTGTTTGCCTTTCAAGAGTTTAGTCAGTTCTTTGAATCCTTTCCAGTAGCTGTTACAGCAGTTGATAGCAACAGGAACAGTCGATCCAGTGACTACACTTCTCCCGGAGCAATTCCCGAGTTAGCCAAGACTGCTGCTGACCATCCGGCTACTGGCGAGCGGACGGAAGACCGCGTGATCGAAGAGATCGCATACCGTAGCGGGGGAGTATGGGGTGTTCGACAATCAGCGCTTGATCTGTCATACTTCCTCTCACATCCGTGGACGGCTGTTACCTGGCTCGGAAATATCGATCGACTCCCTGATGCGGCTTTGAGAGCGCCCGAAACCCTCCCCTCTGCAGCCAGAAATCTTCAAGACCGGCAGAACCCCTTCGACCGGAGGACTGAGACAGAGAATTACAAGCTCTATGGTCAGAACTGGTTAGTGGGATACGGCAGTGGCGTCGCTGGCTCTGAGCTCAGTATCGGCCTTGCAACCGGTGGTGGCTCAACGGTCTCGAAAGCCGCAAAATTGCGGAAGGTAACTGACACAGTTGGTGATGCTGGAACGGCAGCGAGAGGCTGGACCTTCCATCGGTCGGTCAGGATGGCCTCAACCATTTCGAAAGGCACTGATATCAAGCCAGCAGGAACCCGGCGCGCACTCGGGCGGGTGACGATACCCGAGCGTGTGCGCCACGCACAGCGGCTGAACTCACCACGGTGGACACGACTCATCGAATCGCTCCCAGAGCGTGCTACAGGCCCATCCCGAACCGAACGAGTCAGCCGCACTATGCGCCGGACTGGCGATGATGGTCGTCAACTGATGCTCCAACTGCACAACTCGGGTGACCAGCGCGCTCTAGAAACGTTCATCGCAATGGACGAAACGCCAGGGACACAGCGGGCACTGGTTCGAGCGTCTCGCGAAGATCCCGACGTTTCGAAACAGGACCTCAGCGAGGCGCTGCGGAGGTACGACGAACTGGATGCAAACGAGAGAAGCGAATTCGACCGGTTCGTCGAGGCGTCCGGCGATAACGGTATCAAGTTCGCTTCGGATCTCGATACCGACCAGGCAAGAGAGTTCTTCAGCTCAGCCTGCCGTCGGTCACCGTCCATCGGCGCTGCGCCGCGACCGCGCAGCGACCGCTTCTACTCTATCAAGACAATTGGCGGTTCGAGCCTAGCCGGCTGTGGTGACGACCTCACTGACGCCGAAGAGACGAGATACTACAGTCGCATCGCCGATGTAGCGGCCGAAAACGAAGATATCAGTGCGGGTGAAATATTTGAACAGGTATCCGATGTCGACGATGCAACCCGGAGAGAGGCAGTCAAACGGCTGTTAGCTGACTCCGGCGAAGATGGAGTTCGACTCACCCGCAATATCGATTCCGACGCACAGGAAATCTTCTTCGACCTCGGCCGAAACGATCGTATCGATGGGTTCGACGATTTCGATGAGTGGCGTTCGGCAATTGCGAACGCGGAGGATGTCGATGCGGCAGAAGCAGGCCGGTACGCCGAGCGTGTCGACAGCGCTGCCACCCGGGATAACATAGATGACGTGCATGAAATACTTGATGAGACTACCCCGCGTACCGATGCAGTGGCAGGAGAAAGCGGTGAAGCCGCGAGCGCGATTCGGTACGCGGACGACGGTGCCGAAGTTGAGATGGAGCCAGGACAGACCGATGCCTACGATATGTCCGTTGAAGAAGGGGGAACGACCGAATACGTCGAAGTGAAAACGCGAGCCGATAACGACGTCGATTACAACTATATCAATACACAAATATCTGAAATGAACAAGAAACACAACAATGCGCTTGATGATCCAGAGTTAGATGTCTCCGAGAACGCACAAGTGCTAGAGATCCGGACGAGAGCACCGTCTGATGAGTTGTCATCGGCACAGACAGCCGCGGAGAATGTTCTCGACGACCGGGTAGATGCGCAGGTAGATGAGATCCGTTTGGTCGCTGAAAACGGTGATACCGTCACTGTAGAACCATGA